ATCAAGCGCTGCAACCTTTGTATGAACTTGCGTTTCAAGGAGAGTACGTTGAAAAAGAAATAGAGATTCAACATATTAATGGCAATCGCACCTTTCTTATTTCAGTCAGCCCACTTAATAATGGGGATGATATTGAATCTATAATTTTTCAAGCATTTGATACGTCAGAGAAACAGGCTCTCCTTCAATCTTTAGATGAATCTGAGCGTAAATTTTTGACACTTTCTTCCATTCTTACCGATGGCGTGCTTTTAGTAGAAAACAACACTATTATTTCGGCCAACCCAGTGGCTGTTCAGCAACTAGGTTTCGAAGACGTAACGGTATTATTAGGAGAAGAGTTTTCCAAATTATTTTTGGATAAAAAAACGGGCTTACCCGTTACTGCACACTCTTCAATGATGGCAGGCCAAACACAACTCTGCCAAACCAGTATCCGATGTGGACTAGAACGCACACTACTATTGACTAGTGCTTGGACAGTACTGTGGGGCAATCGTTCACAGATAGTGCTAATACAAGATACGACGAGTCCTAGTAGCTATACCTTCGATTATCCTCAGCCTTTGGATGTCCACATTGATCCTCTTACCGAACAGTACAATCGTTTGGGATTCACCAAACGCGTAGAACAGTACATCAAAACCAAAACTCCCTTTGTGATGCTCTACCTTGATGTCGATAACTTTAAGAACATTAATGATTCTTTAGGTCACCACGTGGGAGACAAAGTGATTCGTGAAGTGGCTGCACGGCTCAAAAGGCTGCTCCCCACTCAAGCTATATTGGGACATTTAGGTGCTGATGAATTTGCGATTATTTGGCCAAATGCAGAATACAGTAATGCCGAAGAAGCTTTAGCCGAACGCATTATTTCTTTGATCAACCAACCATTTGACTTACAGCACTTTTCAAAACATCTGTCTTGTTCTATCGGTAGTGTTCGCTATCCAGAAAATGGTAATAGTGCTCGAGTACTATTGCAAAATGCGGATACGGCCATGTACGAAGCAAAAGCTCGTGGTCGTAACAGGTTGGTCGTCTATACCAATCAAATGAGCAAAGAAGCTCGAACCAGGCTTTGGTTGGAAATAGAACTTCAAAAAGCATTGATGCAAAATGGTCTTGAAGTTTGGTATCAACCAAAGGTTAGCGCACGTGATTTCAGTATCAACGGTGCTGAAGCATTAGTGAGATGGAAGCATCCTGTTGAAGGTTATATCAGCCCCTCAGCATTTATCCCAGTTGCCGAACAGTCCGGACTCATCGAGCACTTAGGTAAAGTCGTCATCCGAGAAGTATTCACCACCGTTAAGCATTGGCAAAAACAAGGAATTTTACCCGGTCGAGTCGCGATCAACCTCTCACCAGAGCAGTTTGGCAATACACGTCTGATCGAATACCTAGATAAACAGGTAAACATCACCGGCGTCGATCCAAGCTGGATCACTTTTGAATTAACCGAAACGGCAGTCATGAGTGACAGTAAGCATACTCTGCAAA
This DNA window, taken from Vibrio nitrifigilis, encodes the following:
- a CDS encoding EAL domain-containing protein yields the protein MSAQTFSDNLQHWFSKLTSNRTCFFAVLDRQHHYVIVSQRYADIAQQPIDQLIGQNDHSVLGEEYYQALQPLYELAFQGEYVEKEIEIQHINGNRTFLISVSPLNNGDDIESIIFQAFDTSEKQALLQSLDESERKFLTLSSILTDGVLLVENNTIISANPVAVQQLGFEDVTVLLGEEFSKLFLDKKTGLPVTAHSSMMAGQTQLCQTSIRCGLERTLLLTSAWTVLWGNRSQIVLIQDTTSPSSYTFDYPQPLDVHIDPLTEQYNRLGFTKRVEQYIKTKTPFVMLYLDVDNFKNINDSLGHHVGDKVIREVAARLKRLLPTQAILGHLGADEFAIIWPNAEYSNAEEALAERIISLINQPFDLQHFSKHLSCSIGSVRYPENGNSARVLLQNADTAMYEAKARGRNRLVVYTNQMSKEARTRLWLEIELQKALMQNGLEVWYQPKVSARDFSINGAEALVRWKHPVEGYISPSAFIPVAEQSGLIEHLGKVVIREVFTTVKHWQKQGILPGRVAINLSPEQFGNTRLIEYLDKQVNITGVDPSWITFELTETAVMSDSKHTLQMLNAIKQLGFALSIDDFGTGYSSLAYLARFPLDELKIDREFISDIDTLPKQVTVIENIINLGKSLELSVVAEGVETQQQATLLSNLSCNTIQGFHFYRPLPKNEVEELFIKNVHHRKGL